In Deltaproteobacteria bacterium, the genomic stretch CAGAAGGTGGGGCTGAACCCTATATTTAAGACACCCTGGTGGCGGTTTCCCTCCAGATCGACAATGACTGCATAAACACCGTGAGCAGGAAGCAATTCCTTATCCGGTTTTATGTTAGCTGTCGGAATTCCGAGAGCACTGCCCCGACTTTTTCCTGGGACAACGACACCACTGACATTGTAGTGCCTTCCTAAAAGTCTTGCAGCCAATTTGACATTACCGTTGAGAATTGCGTATCTCAGCCGGGTGCTGCTGATGGGCTCATCACCGAGCTTGACAGCATTTATGGTCTCCACCTCGAACCCGAGTTTTTTCCCAAAATCGGCAAGAAATGCTTTGTTGCCAACTTTGTTTTTCCCAAAGGTATAATCATGGCCGATGAAGATTTTCCTGATATGAAGTTTGCCCCAGAGTATATCATTGACAAATGACTCGGCTGTAATTTTAGAAAATTCGAGATCAAAGGGGATGAGGATCAAACCATCGATTCCACTATCTTCAAGAATTTTGATTTTCTCATCGGGAGAAGTAATTAAATAAAAAGGTTTAATGTGCGGGTGAAGAATCTTTTTAGGGTGCGGATCGAAGGTAATCACCACAGCTTTTCGGTTTTCCCGATGGGCTTCATCGATAAGTTTTTCAAATATGGGTATGTGGCCCCGGTGGACTCCGTCGAAATTACCTATTGTTACGAACGCATCCCGGAATTCATGGGGTATATCGTTCAAATCTTTGATGACTTTCATTCTATGGCCTGCAAAGTTTACACTTCCTTTAATTTTCGCGTTACCATAGCATTAATAGAGTTAATTTCAAGCCCAATTTTTCTTGACAATAGTCTGAGACTCAGTGTAGACAACCACAGTAGTTTTTCATAATATAAAAAAATGTGCCGAAGTGGCGGAACTGGTAGACGCGCTAGGTTCAGGGTCTAGTGGGGGTTTCTCCGTCCCGGTTCAAATCCGGGCTTCGGCACCATAAGAAAAGCAGGGGGTTAGCTAAGAAATTGGCTGCCCCTTTTTTCTTGCTCGTAATGTTTTGGTCACTATTTGGTCACTATTCACGGAATCTATCTATCGATTTTACATTTTTTTATCATTCTTTCAGTTTTTCTCATTTTCCTGTTAATTTTTACAAAAAATTTTAACTTTTTTTCCCCTTAAAATTGCCTGATTTCTTATTATTTCCCCATTTTCCCATTGTTTCAAACCACTGATTTTATTACATTAATTATTTAGGACAATATAATATAATTTATTATAATATAATATAACATATTAATATCATTGAAGTTTTTCCTTGACATTCGACAAAAAAATCATTATTTTAAGCAAAAAGAAAAAAAGAGATAAAAAGGGGAGGGACTAAATGTCAAGAATGAAAAAAGTAACAATACTTCAGCAGCGTTTCTATCCCATACCGGATGCGGCTAAATTTTTAGGTGTCTCCGAGCAGTTTTTATACAACGGCACTAGCCGAAAATCGAAGAAACCATTGCAAATTCCGTTTAAGCGA encodes the following:
- a CDS encoding bifunctional riboflavin kinase/FAD synthetase, with the translated sequence MKVIKDLNDIPHEFRDAFVTIGNFDGVHRGHIPIFEKLIDEAHRENRKAVVITFDPHPKKILHPHIKPFYLITSPDEKIKILEDSGIDGLILIPFDLEFSKITAESFVNDILWGKLHIRKIFIGHDYTFGKNKVGNKAFLADFGKKLGFEVETINAVKLGDEPISSTRLRYAILNGNVKLAARLLGRHYNVSGVVVPGKSRGSALGIPTANIKPDKELLPAHGVYAVIVDLEGNRHQGVLNIGFSPTFCDSELSIEVYLLDFTGDIYGEKLNVLFVDRLRDEVKFDKPEQLVQQIKSDIDQARDILKPYF
- a CDS encoding helix-turn-helix domain-containing protein, with the protein product MSRMKKVTILQQRFYPIPDAAKFLGVSEQFLYNGTSRKSKKPLQIPFKRIGGKILFDLRDLENL